The following coding sequences lie in one Miscanthus floridulus cultivar M001 chromosome 9, ASM1932011v1, whole genome shotgun sequence genomic window:
- the LOC136480321 gene encoding CASP-like protein 4D1 — protein sequence MAAFSERALAAVSLVLRVLTLLFLIASLIIMVTNKIYFGPFSAVEDPPNFTFRDRLAYRYVVSAAVIGCAYTLLVLPFDVIHVAQGRKIGRGGATVLLIFTDVVFAVLIATGAAAGLGLTVDSQRFPELLDSDTKNFCNMVDLSCGLMLGATVCMVIMITISAHLLI from the exons ATGGCGGCCTTCTCAGAGAGAGCCCTTGCTGCTGTATCCCTGGTCCTTCGAGTTCTCACGCTCCTCTTCCTCATAGCTTCTCTTATCATTATGGTGACCAACAAGATTTATTTTGGACCATTTAGTGCCGTAGAGGACCCACCAAATTTCACCTTTCGGGACCGTTTAGCATACAG GTATGTTGTATCTGCAGCCGTCATCGGATGTGCTTACACTTTGCTGGTGCTTCCATTCGACGTCATCCATGTAGCCCAGGGAAGGAAAATTGGGCGCGGCGGTGCAACTGTTCTTCTCATTTTCACTGATGTG GTGTTTGCTGTGCTGATTGCCACAGGAGCTGCCGCAGGCCTTGGTCTGACTGTTGATTCCCAGCGTTTTCCGGAGTTGCTGGATTCGGATACCAAGAAtttctgcaacatggtggacctCTCGTGTGGTTTGATGCTGGGGGCAACTGTCTGCATGGTGATCATGATAACGATCTCGGCTCACTTGCTCATCTAG